Proteins from a single region of Flavobacterium sp. YJ01:
- a CDS encoding P-loop NTPase fold protein: protein MDSSHIKVIFEDYLKTVNSNHALLINGSWGSGKTYFWKDSLSKICDENNYKTLYISLNGLSKIETLDYQLKIKLIPFLNKLDSKKAASFLNLLRNIGGKIIHSKYNVSPEEILKDVEVDTALFSKRVICFDDLERCNIPLSEVLGYINNFVEHKNSKVLILSDESKILNKENLNDSTYSSIKEKVIGRLLNFTNDLNHIFPFFIERYKSSDYEFSSFLDQNKSLILEILAEFKEENLRNLSFYLEALNKLYPVLKSNIELKKEIILFTLIITLEFKKGRLNSSDDNNFNDLDLLTPSYVMFNFDPSFSLLSKKSEKTPKEESELEKFYNRYLSNYIQDYFFYPAVYQFILTGYLDLEKFNNEVKSRIPVEPTIENATFTNVATNKFRQLSNEKFNENIERFLLFAKQGKYEISDYLQISKFLNFYSENSIIDHTKDEIREILLEGLLTSKENIIPVSRPRNFSFDMDQNPADDKILRDKIIEYLNDSQKEFEKEKKNSLLNAIAENNLEKMKDIFDGYNLNKELFHNLSARNLWMQLQYSENRTLVQFTSLLKQRHDFSNIKDYYSDNNAFFKDLLICIENSESTGNLQAMLKKELIAYLEEICDRMK, encoded by the coding sequence ATGGACAGTTCACATATCAAAGTAATATTTGAAGATTACTTAAAAACAGTTAATTCAAATCATGCTTTACTTATCAATGGGAGCTGGGGAAGCGGTAAAACTTATTTTTGGAAAGATTCTTTAAGTAAAATCTGTGATGAGAATAACTACAAAACATTATATATTTCACTAAATGGACTGAGTAAAATAGAAACACTGGATTATCAGTTAAAGATTAAACTTATCCCTTTTCTAAATAAATTAGACTCCAAAAAGGCTGCCTCATTTCTTAATTTGTTAAGAAATATAGGAGGAAAAATTATACACAGCAAATACAATGTCAGTCCTGAAGAAATTTTAAAAGATGTTGAAGTTGACACTGCACTTTTTTCAAAACGGGTAATATGTTTTGATGACCTCGAAAGATGCAATATTCCTTTAAGCGAAGTGCTGGGATACATAAATAATTTTGTCGAACATAAAAACTCAAAAGTTCTCATCCTATCCGATGAATCCAAAATACTAAATAAGGAGAATTTAAATGACTCGACTTATAGCTCTATTAAAGAAAAAGTTATTGGCAGGTTATTGAATTTCACTAATGATTTAAATCATATCTTCCCATTTTTTATAGAAAGATATAAAAGTTCGGATTATGAATTCTCATCTTTCCTAGATCAGAATAAATCATTAATACTTGAAATTTTAGCAGAGTTTAAAGAAGAAAACCTAAGGAATTTATCTTTTTATCTTGAAGCTTTAAATAAATTATATCCTGTTCTAAAATCAAACATAGAGTTAAAAAAGGAAATCATATTATTTACATTGATTATAACACTGGAGTTTAAAAAAGGCAGACTAAATTCCAGCGACGATAACAATTTTAATGATCTTGATTTATTGACCCCATCCTACGTGATGTTCAATTTCGATCCTTCATTTAGCCTACTTTCGAAAAAAAGTGAAAAGACTCCCAAAGAAGAAAGTGAACTGGAAAAATTCTATAATAGATATCTTTCCAATTATATACAGGATTACTTTTTTTATCCAGCTGTTTACCAGTTCATACTCACGGGTTATTTGGATCTTGAAAAATTTAATAATGAAGTTAAAAGCCGTATTCCTGTTGAGCCGACAATTGAAAATGCTACCTTCACAAATGTCGCAACAAATAAATTCAGACAGTTATCTAATGAGAAATTTAATGAAAATATTGAGCGTTTCTTACTTTTTGCAAAACAAGGCAAATATGAAATCTCGGACTATCTGCAGATTTCTAAATTTTTAAACTTCTATTCAGAAAACTCTATTATTGATCATACAAAAGATGAAATAAGGGAAATTCTGCTGGAAGGACTTCTTACTTCCAAAGAAAATATTATTCCTGTCAGCCGACCGCGAAACTTTTCATTTGATATGGATCAAAATCCTGCCGATGATAAAATATTAAGAGATAAAATTATTGAGTATCTTAATGACAGCCAGAAAGAGTTTGAAAAAGAAAAAAAGAATTCACTTTTGAATGCTATTGCAGAGAATAACTTGGAGAAGATGAAAGATATATTTGATGGATATAATTTAAACAAAGAACTATTTCACAATTTAAGCGCTCGGAACTTATGGATGCAACTTCAATATTCTGAAAATAGGACTTTAGTCCAGTTTACCAGCCTGCTTAAACAGCGCCACGATTTTTCAAATATTAAAGATTATTATTCTGATAACAATGCTTTTTTCAAAGATCTATTAATCTGCATTGAAAATTCCGAAAGTACCGGAAATCTTCAGGCAATGCTCAAAAAAGAACTAATAGCATATCTGGAAGAAATTTGCGACAGAATGAAGTAA
- a CDS encoding helix-turn-helix transcriptional regulator, protein MSTSTKPSHMGRKISRIRELKDMKQEALAQAMGTNQQAISIMENSETVEEEKLIEVAKALGVTVEAIKNFSEEGVFNYFNTFNDSGNNTFANNVCHFNPLDKLIESHEQQIKLYERLVQAEKDKVEYLEKLLKAK, encoded by the coding sequence ATGAGTACATCAACAAAACCAAGTCACATGGGGCGTAAAATCAGCCGTATCCGTGAACTGAAAGACATGAAACAGGAAGCACTGGCACAGGCTATGGGAACAAACCAGCAGGCAATTTCAATTATGGAAAATAGCGAAACTGTAGAAGAAGAAAAACTGATCGAAGTAGCAAAGGCTCTGGGGGTGACTGTTGAAGCAATTAAGAATTTTTCAGAAGAAGGTGTGTTTAATTATTTTAATACTTTTAACGATTCAGGCAATAATACTTTTGCAAATAATGTATGCCATTTTAATCCATTAGATAAATTAATCGAATCACACGAACAGCAGATCAAACTTTACGAACGTTTGGTTCAGGCAGAAAAAGATAAAGTCGAATATTTGGAAAAATTACTAAAAGCAAAATAA
- a CDS encoding nuclease-related domain-containing protein gives MIIIGIILLAIFILIVLRIRNKKLLETVTKSHRGTKTERQLVLKLLKAGFPSITIFHDLYVKNKDGNYSQIDLVLATKVGIIVFEVKKYSGWIFGNGNHSKWTQVLAYGKQKYYFYNPIFQNKKHIQNLKTTLTEFENIPFFSVVVFFGDCEFRDVSFIPNGSFLTKSSRAIHVVKKIIKDHETVNYKNKRDIVNVLSKAVENGDNHEISEKHVQTIKDMLGEDRIFH, from the coding sequence ATGATAATCATCGGAATAATTTTATTAGCGATTTTTATACTTATCGTTTTACGCATAAGAAATAAAAAATTATTAGAAACCGTGACAAAATCTCATAGAGGGACAAAAACGGAGAGACAGTTAGTTCTAAAACTTTTGAAAGCGGGATTTCCATCAATAACTATTTTTCACGATTTATATGTAAAAAATAAAGATGGAAATTATTCTCAGATAGATTTGGTTCTTGCTACAAAAGTTGGAATAATTGTATTTGAAGTAAAAAAATATAGTGGATGGATTTTTGGAAATGGAAATCACAGTAAATGGACACAAGTTTTAGCTTATGGAAAACAAAAGTATTATTTTTATAATCCTATTTTTCAAAATAAAAAGCATATTCAAAATCTTAAAACAACTCTAACTGAGTTTGAAAATATTCCATTTTTTTCAGTCGTAGTGTTTTTTGGAGATTGTGAGTTTAGAGATGTAAGTTTTATACCAAACGGTTCTTTCTTAACTAAATCATCAAGAGCTATACATGTTGTAAAAAAGATTATTAAAGATCATGAAACTGTAAATTATAAAAATAAACGTGACATTGTAAATGTATTATCTAAAGCTGTAGAAAATGGTGATAATCATGAGATTTCTGAAAAGCATGTGCAAACAATAAAGGACATGTTGGGTGAAGACCGAATTTTTCATTAA
- a CDS encoding ASCH domain-containing protein, protein MKNTLTSVILSIKPIYAEAIIAGTKKVEFRKKIFKREVEKIFIYSSMPKKMIIGYFTILEIIEDTPANLWKDFNLVGGISEKDFFEYYKNVEKGFSIKIDKVVKFDLEIEPSDFIEEFCAPQSYIYIEEKTTANSGFAKLGF, encoded by the coding sequence ATGAAAAATACTTTGACAAGCGTTATATTATCGATTAAACCAATTTATGCAGAAGCGATAATTGCGGGGACAAAAAAAGTTGAATTTCGTAAAAAAATATTCAAGCGAGAAGTTGAAAAAATATTCATCTATTCCTCTATGCCAAAAAAAATGATTATTGGATATTTTACTATTTTAGAAATCATAGAAGATACACCAGCTAATTTGTGGAAAGATTTTAACCTAGTTGGCGGTATATCAGAAAAAGATTTTTTTGAATATTACAAGAACGTTGAAAAGGGGTTTTCAATTAAAATAGACAAAGTTGTGAAATTTGATTTGGAAATTGAGCCATCTGATTTTATAGAGGAATTCTGTGCGCCGCAGTCTTATATTTACATCGAAGAAAAGACAACCGCTAATAGTGGTTTTGCTAAATTAGGATTTTAG
- a CDS encoding EVE domain-containing protein, which yields MRILIDTNILINLEDNKVINKQFSEFYRLAITNNCKVLYHPNAIPIDIDRDKNTNRKEIIKSKLDKYEKLEDFSEPTLEFNNHIGAKKINDEIDNKQLFQLYKGYVDVFVTQDSGIHKNAKKIGLQTKVLNVDEILCLLEEQFTIKIPTHPILREHSIREIENKFNSSFFDSLREDYGGDVFDKWLAKCLTKNRKCYTLIVNDELQAILIYNVETVEEHQLKNIFVKALKICTLKVSDTAFGIKLGELFLNKMFEYCINQKINYLYLTVYEKQEHLIKLLETFGFFKIEFENKQGLIEIQMIKCLDKKQIKASENSISIHPFYIDNLTISKFAIPIRPDYYGNLFKDGQLRVPTLFDTSPDSVNEIQGNTIIKAYISNSKIKNLKKGDLLFFYSSKTNQEIEPVGILETIQIVEDFDELWKIVGKKTVFSQQQLMDMLNEKQQLNVITFRQITYLEKKVKLAKIKKLESFKNKIQTITKISETDYQELKNEKYFDKRYIID from the coding sequence TTGAGAATTCTTATTGATACAAATATTCTGATAAACCTGGAAGACAATAAAGTCATTAATAAACAGTTTTCAGAGTTTTACAGATTAGCAATAACCAATAATTGCAAAGTCCTTTATCATCCTAATGCGATTCCTATCGACATAGATCGAGATAAGAATACCAATCGTAAAGAAATAATAAAGTCAAAGCTTGATAAATACGAAAAATTAGAAGATTTTTCAGAACCGACTTTAGAATTTAATAATCATATTGGAGCGAAAAAGATAAATGACGAAATTGATAATAAGCAATTATTCCAATTATATAAAGGTTATGTTGATGTATTTGTAACACAAGACAGCGGTATCCATAAAAATGCAAAAAAGATTGGGTTACAGACGAAGGTTTTAAATGTTGATGAAATTCTCTGTTTATTAGAAGAACAGTTTACTATTAAAATCCCGACGCATCCAATTCTTAGGGAACATAGTATAAGAGAAATTGAAAATAAATTCAATTCTAGTTTTTTTGACAGTTTAAGAGAAGATTATGGCGGTGACGTTTTTGATAAATGGCTGGCTAAATGTCTGACTAAAAACAGAAAATGTTATACATTGATCGTTAATGATGAATTACAGGCCATATTGATTTATAATGTTGAAACAGTAGAAGAACACCAATTAAAAAATATATTTGTAAAGGCGCTGAAAATCTGCACGCTTAAAGTTTCTGATACTGCATTTGGTATTAAACTAGGGGAATTATTTCTCAATAAAATGTTTGAATACTGTATTAATCAAAAGATAAATTATTTGTATCTAACCGTTTATGAGAAACAGGAACATTTAATTAAGCTTTTAGAGACCTTCGGTTTCTTTAAAATAGAATTCGAAAACAAACAAGGATTGATTGAAATCCAAATGATAAAATGTTTAGACAAAAAACAGATAAAGGCAAGTGAGAATTCAATAAGCATACATCCATTTTACATTGACAATCTAACAATTTCAAAATTTGCAATTCCAATTAGACCTGATTATTATGGTAATCTTTTTAAAGATGGACAATTGCGGGTTCCAACCCTATTTGATACTTCACCGGATAGCGTAAATGAAATTCAGGGAAATACAATTATAAAGGCTTATATATCAAACTCTAAAATAAAGAATTTGAAAAAAGGTGATTTGCTATTTTTTTACTCCTCGAAAACTAATCAAGAAATAGAGCCAGTTGGGATTTTAGAAACAATTCAAATAGTTGAAGATTTTGATGAACTTTGGAAAATTGTTGGTAAAAAGACGGTATTTTCGCAACAGCAGCTAATGGACATGTTGAATGAAAAGCAGCAATTAAACGTTATTACATTTAGGCAGATAACTTACTTGGAAAAGAAAGTGAAATTAGCAAAAATAAAAAAACTGGAAAGTTTTAAAAATAAAATTCAAACAATTACAAAAATATCTGAAACTGATTATCAAGAATTAAAAAATGAAAAATACTTTGACAAGCGTTATATTATCGATTAA
- a CDS encoding DUF262 domain-containing protein produces MQKYSVNQHLIETILAWVNSGEIAIPEIQRPFVWDSSKVRDLMDSLYQGYPIGYVIAWRNPNVKLKDGSLSEGKKVLIDGQQRVTALTAGILGQYVINKNYQRIKIKIAFNPIEERFEVQNPAILKDKVWLHDITDAFSGKISLLKLVRDYLALNPEIDEDLIEKSFSRLISIVKKPIGMIELAPELDIETVTEIFIRINSKGVVLSQADFAMSKIASDTENGGNELRKAIDYFCHLAIAPDFYKQIVDYDKEFAKTDFFQKMSWLRNENEDLYDPSYNDLIRVAFTSQFNRGRLSDLVSLLSGRNFETRSYETEIAEQSFVKLKKGVHNFINETNFKRFLMIVKSAGFISPKLIRSQNALNFAYIVYLKLKEIGVNSVAIESYVRKWLVYSILTGRYSGSPESTFDYDIKQISQKPFGEYLKEKEEGELSDAFWNASLPQSLDTSVASSPYFHVFLASQVKANDKGFLSKDVLVSDLISLRGDIHHLFPKDYLSKKGLDRSRYNQIANYVYMQSEVNIKVGNKPPSDYFEIIKSQILNNNKLVSGLSSEQELIDNLKMNCVPVEIMEMTIDNYQEFLTLRRKLMAQKIKEYYKSL; encoded by the coding sequence ATGCAAAAATATTCAGTAAACCAACATTTAATAGAAACTATCCTAGCTTGGGTAAATTCGGGCGAAATCGCAATTCCAGAAATCCAGAGGCCTTTTGTTTGGGATAGTTCAAAAGTTCGTGACTTAATGGACAGTTTATATCAAGGATATCCGATTGGTTATGTAATAGCATGGCGAAATCCTAACGTAAAACTGAAAGATGGAAGTCTGAGCGAGGGAAAGAAAGTCTTAATTGACGGCCAGCAGCGTGTAACAGCTCTAACAGCAGGAATTCTTGGTCAATATGTCATAAATAAAAATTATCAGCGCATAAAAATTAAGATTGCTTTTAATCCTATTGAAGAACGATTCGAAGTACAAAACCCTGCAATTTTGAAAGATAAAGTTTGGCTACATGATATCACTGATGCTTTTTCTGGAAAAATAAGTTTACTTAAATTAGTTAGAGATTATCTTGCGCTAAATCCCGAAATTGATGAGGATTTAATTGAAAAGTCATTTTCACGTTTAATCAGTATAGTAAAAAAGCCAATCGGAATGATTGAACTTGCTCCTGAATTAGATATTGAAACTGTCACTGAAATTTTCATCAGAATAAATTCAAAAGGTGTTGTTTTAAGTCAGGCAGATTTTGCAATGAGTAAAATTGCTTCTGACACAGAAAATGGTGGAAATGAATTAAGAAAAGCGATTGATTATTTTTGTCATCTAGCCATTGCTCCAGATTTTTACAAACAAATAGTAGATTACGACAAGGAATTTGCTAAAACAGATTTTTTCCAGAAAATGTCGTGGCTTAGAAACGAAAATGAAGATTTATACGATCCAAGCTATAATGATTTAATCCGTGTTGCATTTACATCGCAGTTCAATAGAGGACGACTTTCTGATTTGGTAAGTTTACTGTCAGGAAGAAACTTTGAAACAAGAAGTTATGAAACAGAAATTGCAGAGCAATCTTTTGTAAAACTAAAAAAGGGAGTCCATAATTTTATTAATGAGACCAATTTTAAAAGGTTTCTAATGATCGTAAAATCCGCGGGATTTATTTCTCCAAAACTTATTCGCTCTCAAAATGCTTTAAATTTTGCTTACATTGTTTATCTAAAACTTAAAGAAATTGGAGTTAATTCTGTTGCTATTGAAAGCTATGTCAGAAAGTGGCTGGTATATTCAATATTAACAGGCCGATACTCTGGCTCACCAGAGAGTACATTTGATTATGACATAAAACAAATTTCGCAAAAACCATTTGGTGAATATTTAAAAGAAAAAGAAGAAGGAGAACTTTCCGATGCGTTTTGGAACGCATCTTTACCACAAAGTCTGGATACTTCAGTTGCCAGCAGTCCTTATTTTCACGTCTTTCTAGCTTCACAAGTAAAAGCTAATGACAAAGGCTTTTTATCAAAAGATGTTTTGGTAAGTGATCTTATTTCATTGCGTGGCGACATTCATCATCTATTCCCAAAAGATTATTTAAGTAAAAAAGGACTTGATAGAAGCAGATATAATCAAATTGCAAACTACGTCTACATGCAGTCAGAAGTGAATATTAAAGTTGGGAACAAACCTCCTAGTGACTACTTTGAAATTATCAAAAGTCAGATCCTAAACAATAATAAATTGGTCAGCGGGCTCTCGAGTGAACAAGAGCTCATAGATAACTTAAAAATGAATTGTGTACCAGTCGAAATTATGGAAATGACTATCGATAACTATCAAGAATTTCTGACTCTAAGAAGAAAATTAATGGCTCAAAAAATTAAAGAATATTACAAATCATTATAG